Within Sander lucioperca isolate FBNREF2018 chromosome 22, SLUC_FBN_1.2, whole genome shotgun sequence, the genomic segment GTGTCCACTTGCATATTTGCAGTTGGTGAGAACTACGCGACGCTCTTTGTGGCCAGAAGTTTGCAGGGTCTGGGGTCTGCTTTCGCGGACACCTCTGGAATCGCGATGATAGCTGACAAATACACGGAGGAATCAGAGAGAAGCAGGGCGCTGGGCATCGCTCTGGCGTTTATCTCTTTCGGTAGTCTGGTGGCGCCTCCCTTCGGGGGCTTCCTGTACGAGTTTGCCGGCAAGAAAGTGCCCTTCATCGTGCTCGCCTGCATTTGCCTGGCGGACGGGGTTCTGGTGCTGACCGTGATCAAGCCGTTCTCCAACAGGACTAGAGAAAACATGCCAGTCGGCACACCCATATACAGACTCATGGTTGACCCGTACATAGCTGTGGTGGCCGGGGCGCTGACAGTGTGTAACATCCCCCTGGCCTTTCTAGAGCCCACCATAGCCAACTGGATGGAGACCACCATGCACTCCTCTCAGTGGGAAATGGGGATCACCTGGCTCCCAGCCTTCTTCCCTCATGTCCTTGGTGTGTACATAACTGTGAAATTAGCAGCAAAGCATCCACATTTGCAGTGGTTCTACGGAGCTTTGGGTATGGTTATAATAGGGGCGAGCTCCTGCACAGTCCCTGCATGTAAAACTTTTGGGCAGCTTATCGCCCCGTTGTGCGGCATTTGTTTTGGCATTGCACTGGTAGACACTGCTCTGTTGCCGACACTTGCGTTTTTAGTTGACGTGCGTCATACTTCAGTGTACGGTAGTGTTTACGCTATAGCAGATATTTCCTATTCTGTTGCATATGCTATGGGTCCTATAGTAGCCGGCCAGATAGTGCACAATCTCGGATTTGTACAACTCAATTTGGGTATGGGCCTCGTCAATGTGCTTTACGCACcagccctgctgctgctgcgcaACGTGTGCCAAATGAAACCGTCCTACTCAGAGAGAGATAACCTGTTAGAGGAGGCTCCGCAGGGGCTGTACGATACTATCAagatggaggagagaagagCTAAAAAGAAGGGCTACAGTTCGGCAGGGAATTGCTTGTCAGTAGATGAAAATGGGTTTGACACCTTCAAAGCACAGCGGTCCTTGTCAGAAGAGTCGTCCGGTCCGGAGAACACTTAACCCGGCCACACTCTTACCGCCCCACGAAACATTCCCCTAAAGAGATTTGGAGATGAGGCAGGTTGTAGTAAAGTAATTTAAACTTTTATGTAAGTACCGATGTGCAATATAAACACCCGATCACCAAAATCATGATGACTGATCCGCTTTCCAGAGTACAGTATATTGTAGATTTCATTGTGTCGAACAAGTCTATGTAGCGTTTGTCATGGACGTATAACTGGAGTTTTGTGAGAGATCAATAAGCTACTGTTAAATTTGTGTGTATCACTGAGTATTGTAAAAAGATATAAATAGATAAATCTGCGTACAAGATTATACGGGACCAACTATAAACAGCACATTCCCCGTCCTTACACAAAATAGCCTATATTTTTAGTctctgaaaaaaaacttttttactTGCACATCAAAGGCCTGATTTTCCTTTttggttgttaaaaaaaaatcgtgAATTTTAATTTTGTAACAAGTGGGCCtgtttgtcatttctttttatttgtttgttatatgtttttgttgtttgaaaTTAAATGTATCATAATAAATTGATTTTGTACATATGTGGATATAAGCACAATGTAAATTCTTAAAACATACGTGGACCTCTacaaagtatgtgtgtgtttgtgtttgtgtgtatgtgtgcgcgcgcgtgtatGAAACATTTTGTCAAGACGTAGCAAATGAAGTCAGTCTCCTTCAGATGAACAaagatgtattcatttattaattGTCGTTTTAATAAATCTCTGTTTGGATCTGTGTGAAACTGGTGATTTCATTCTTATTTCAAACTTCAAACGAATAAAAACCAAATAAGTGTGGAACTTGTTTCGTAAGAAATATACAGTTAGattataaaataattcaagaagTATTAACAAACAATGGTTTAATTATACAAGTCACATTTGGATGTCAAGGTGAAAAAGTATGAAACTTTTTGTgattaatgtaaaataatgacTAAAGTTAAATTCAGACTTTTGATTTCCAAAAGTTATAGCTCTCTCACATCCACAACAAGCACATTCAGAAAGCACAGAGAGAACAGACCTTAGCCATAGTATAAAAACATATAAATCAACAGATTCAAGTGCGCAATAGTGCATCCAGTATTGTCTAAAACCAGGTTCACAAACTCTGCAGAAATCGTAGGACTTAAATCTGAACCGTAAAAGCACCGTGACTGTCATCTCTGTCGACCCGCAGGACCATCACAGTACCTATGAATGACAAACCAAAAACGTCTCACTCCTTTTTTCTATATTAAAGTTATTATCGGACGAAGTTGTCCAGCCACAGACACAGAAGCATACTAGGCATGAGTAATGTTGTCAACCCAAGAAGGATGTGCACGCTGTCAGATAATATGTTCCGCGAATAGATTTCGATGGGAGGAGTTTCTTGCCCCAAGGGGGTAGGTAGACGCAAACACCTTCAGCATCTTTTTGCAAGGCGCGCTTTATGTGGAGCCACAGCCTTATGGCGAGGCGAGGGGACGGGGGAGAAGTCCAGCGCCTGAACGGAGCTGTACACTAACATGGGATTTCACAGCGTGGACGTGGGAGGCAATGTGAACTTCCACACACTTCTCTGACCTCTTGAGCGGCCCACCGATCAGTTAAGGTAACTTTTCTTTAGTAATACgtgtttattaaaaatgtatctttggcgAAAAGCGAGTAAGATTATGCATCTTAAAAACTTAAGATCTCTTGAGGTCCACTTTGCTGTGAAAATTAATTTTCAAAAGTTGTATAATTGTTAATCATTTAACTTGTTTTCAATCAAACCAACTTGCATCCAATGATACATACTTATCTACAAATTCTATATTTTGGTTTTGGCactattttattaaattgccatTAAAAAGTGAAACTGCACTGAAATATGTATACATGTTCTCCTTTTATTGGCTgaattttcatttgttttaggaAACATGAAGCTTTTAAGACTGACAGAGATGAAATTAGTTTTGAAGATGCATATCT encodes:
- the slc18a3b gene encoding probable vesicular acetylcholine transporter-B, with amino-acid sequence MDGEGGSSGLVKSAAVKLSEMSERTKQLGTAIKDPHQQRRIILVIVCVALLLDNMLYMVIVPIIPDYLVELESQQAEHVHVVIHPNSSANSTSQDKSNKDNLDVQIGVLFASKAILQLLVNPLSGTFIDRVGYDIPLLIGLSVMFVSTCIFAVGENYATLFVARSLQGLGSAFADTSGIAMIADKYTEESERSRALGIALAFISFGSLVAPPFGGFLYEFAGKKVPFIVLACICLADGVLVLTVIKPFSNRTRENMPVGTPIYRLMVDPYIAVVAGALTVCNIPLAFLEPTIANWMETTMHSSQWEMGITWLPAFFPHVLGVYITVKLAAKHPHLQWFYGALGMVIIGASSCTVPACKTFGQLIAPLCGICFGIALVDTALLPTLAFLVDVRHTSVYGSVYAIADISYSVAYAMGPIVAGQIVHNLGFVQLNLGMGLVNVLYAPALLLLRNVCQMKPSYSERDNLLEEAPQGLYDTIKMEERRAKKKGYSSAGNCLSVDENGFDTFKAQRSLSEESSGPENT